TCATTTTGCCGTAAATCATGGGCAAATCGCAGGGGCTGGATTCTTGGACAAGCTGCGCGGCTAATTGGTAACGTTTCTCGGCGGCTTCATAATTTTGGTTTTGCATGAGCATAAAGGCCTCAAGACTAATGATTTTGCCTGTATGCTCTTTATCCAAATGCTTATAATGGCTGTTGCTGAGCAGGAGCATCAGCGAGTCGGAGGCTTTATAATTTTGCCTATCGAACATCGCAAATGCTCGCTGACAAGTAATATTGGCTTGGTAATATTCTGGGTTGTGGGTGCGCAAACCAAAATACAGTGCTGAATCTAAGTGTACTAACGTTGATTTATAATCAAATAACCGTTTGTATGTATAAGACATATACAGGTGGCCATAATACCTGTCCGAATCACTTGCGTTGTGGTGCAAAAAATGGTTGAGCAACGCAAAGGAAGAGTCGTATTGTGCGTTATTGTTCAGATTATATACTTGTTGTTCGGTCAGTAGCGCCTTTTTCGACTGACCATAACTGACCCGCATCGAGCAAATAAGAATGCTAATAGACAAAAGAAGGAAGCGCATGATGATTGTTTCGAATAACGCGCAATGTAATAAGTTAAGTTTAAATGTAGTGGTGGTGGCAGTGTTTTTAATATATGATATGAACGGTAGTCCCTTTCCCTTCTTCACTAATAAATCGAATTTCAATTTTGCTTTGTTTGGTAATTTGTCCCATGATGTAAAGTCCCATCCCGTTGCCTTCTTCTTGTGCCGTTCCTTTTCCCGAAACGACGGCATCTTTCAACAACGTGTTTAGTTTTTGGGCGGGTATTCCTATCCCAAAATCTTGAATAGCAAAGCCTTGTGCTGTATTAAACAAATGGATTTGGCCTTGATGGTGGCTGTATTTGATGGCATTGCCTAGCAGATTATACAAGATAATGCGAAGTTTTTCGGGAGAGATGGGTACTTGTGTCGCCTCCGTGATTTCATTAACAATGGTAAGTTCTTTGTTTTGGATTTTGGTGTCCAAATCTTTGATTACGTTGTTAAGAATGGGCCAGAGTGTAGCGGTATTTTGTGTGTTATTCTTTCTTATTTCCAGTAGGCTGGTAAGAATGTGATTGACCGAAGAGATTTGTTGCTCCAAACTCTGCGAGACTTGCACCATGATTTTGTCCTGAATATTGAGCTTTTTGAGCAGCAGTTTCACGGCCAAAAGCGGCTCTTTGATGTCGTGGGAAATAATGCTAATTACCTGCTCATTTACTTTCTGCTGTTGTTGGATGATGCGATGTTGTTGTTTTAATTTAAGATAAAGCCAAATGAATATTAGAATAGCCGAGACTAAAATCAGTACAATGGTTAATAAGTATTTTTGTTGTTTTTCTTGTGTGGCAATTTCTACGTCTTTGCGTTCGATTTCGTTGCTTTGGTTTAATTCTTTGATTTGGTGTTGATAACCGCGCTCATCGTATATGTAAAAAAAGGAGTCGTATAGTTTGATGTAATAAAAGGCCTCTGCATATTTTTTGTGCACTTCAAGTTCGCGATACATGATCAAGTTAAGATAAACCTTGTATTTGAGGATGTTACAAGAGTCTGCATAGTGCATTCCTTTTTCATAAACCTTATACATATTCGGTATGTGATTGGTTTGGCTGTACAAACCAATCAGTTTACCATAAATCAAGGGCAAATCACACGGATTGGATTGCCTGAGAAGGGGAAGGGTTTGCAAATATTTTTGCTCGGCCTGTTTGTATTGCTTTTTTTGGTATAGCAGGTATGATTCTTGTGTCAGTATCTTGGCTTTATTTTCATCGTCGAGGTACTGATAATGAGATGAAATAAGCGGTTGCATCAGCGAATCAGCGGCTCTGTATTGCTGCACATCAAACATGGCAAATGACTTTTGGCAAAGAATATTCATTGTATAATATTGGGGCTTTTCTGTTTGCAACCCCCAATAGAGTGCCGAGTCTAAATGAATCAATACAGCCTTATAATCATAAATACGCTTACTTGTATATGATAAATACAAATATGCGTAGTATCGATCTGTATTCGTAGTGTTAGGCCTATTTAGAAAATGCCGAATTAAGGCAAACGAAGAGTCGTATTGATAATTATTGTTTAGATTATATACTTGATTTTCAATTGATAACACCTCTTTAGACTGACTATATGCTAATCGCGCCACTAAAGTTAGAAAGAAGATTAGGGTAAATTGTACCAGACGCATAGATGGATGTTGGAAATATGCTACAAGTATAGTAAACAAAATGCAAAATTACATTTTTAAATACCCCATTTGTAGTAGTCGCAAGGCAAGTTCTGTGGAATTAGTACAATCGAACTTGGCCAGCAAATGACTTTTCTGGTTGTTGATGGTATTGACGGATGTATTGGTGAGCAATGCTATTTCTTTGGAGGCTAATCCTTTGGCCAAATAGCGTGCTATTTCGTGTTCTTTGGGTGTGAGTTGTGGTGGTACAATTTCAGGAGTGTATTGTTTTTTATATCGTTCGTTCAGGTACACCAACTCAATGGCTTCCCATAGTTTCTCTAATGGTTCTTTTTTGTTCACAAAAGCCATGACACCATATTCAAACAAAAATTGCTTGACAAAATCGCTATGAATGCTGCTGTAAGCTACCACTTTAAGAGGCAGCTTCATTTTCTGAATTTCTTCAAAAAGACTCAAACCAATTTCTTCGTCGGTGAGTACGTCAGAGATAAGTAAGTCAATTTCTTTATTATTTTTAATCGTCTCGATTACAGTGTTTTTATGGGTATAAGTGCCTATTACGTGCGCTCCTTTTGCCCGCAAAAAGGTCGATATCGAATCTAATACAAATTGATGGTCGTCGAAAAGTATAATATTCATGTTGCGGTATTTTTGTGTTAGCAAAATTAGATACACCGTTTATGCTTCGCAATAGTTATTTGTAACTATGTTATTATTGGTTGGTATAATTATGTGGTTGTTAATGGTTAAATCACTGATTATGAATTGTTTGATTTTTTGATAGTTATAAATTACCATTGCGGGCAATGCTTGAAGAGGAGATATTTGGGCATATTTTTCACTAAAAACAACAATCAAATGAAAAAAAGAATAACTGATTGGTGGCGGGGTGCAACAATAGTAGCTCTTTTGCTTTTAATGACATTTTTTACCAATCACATTACTTATGGACAAGGCAATGTTACTGGTTGGGGTTATAATGGCACTAGCCAACTTAATACTCCCGCAGGACTGACGAGTGTGGCAGGTATTGCGGCAGGCTATGGGCATAGTGTAGCCCTGAAAAATGATGGAACTGTCGTGGTTTGGGGTTATAATGGTAGCGGCCAAGCCAATATTCCTGCTGGTTTAACAAATGTAACCGCTATTGCCGCAGGCGTTTATCACACGATAGCCTTGAAAAGTAACGGTACAGTAGTAGGCTGGGGAAGTAATAGTTTTGGTCAAACGAGTGTTCCTGCAGGTTTAACAAATGTAGTGGCTATTGCTGCATCAGGCTATTATAGCATAGCTCTGAAAAGTGACGGCACTATAGTGGGTTGGGGGGATAATGGTTCTGGACAAATAAGTATTCCCGCAGGCTTAACGGGGGTAAAAGCCATTGCCGCAGGGCTTGGCCATGTTTTAGCCTTAAAAAATGATGGCACTGTAGTGGGTTGGGGAAATAATAGCGATGGACAAATAAGTATTCCCGCAGGCTTAACGGGGGTAAAAGCCATTGCCGCAGGAGATTTGCATAGCGTAGCCCTAAAAACAGATGGAACAGTGGTGGGTTGGGGATATAATGGCAGTGGTCAGATAAGTATTCCTGCTGGCCTAGCCAATGTAACCGCTGTTTCTGCCGGGAATTATCATACGGTAGTTTTAAAAAGTGATGGAACGGTAGCAGCTTGGGGAAGTAATAGTTATGGGCAAACCAACATTCCTGCAGGACAGGCGGGCGTAACAGCTATTAGCGCAGGGAATTTGCACAATTTAGTAATCATAGGTACTGCTTCCGCTCCAACATTATCCCTTTCACAGGCCAGTTGGTACCCAACTGCGGCAGGCAGTACCCAAAATATTACGGTGAGTAGTAATGCAGCTTGGACGGCAAGCAGCAATGCAAGTTGGCTTACGATAAGTCCGAGCAGTGGTAGTGGCAATGGCTCATTTTTACTTACTGTCGCTGCCAATACGCAAGAAGCTAATCGTACTACGGTTGTCATAGTCAAGACGGGAAGCCAAACAAAATATGTTTTTGTAACTCAAAATGGCATAGGTGGTCGCGTAACAGCTTGGGGTATTGGTACTGATAATGCACCTGAGACTGCATTGACAGGAGTTACAGCGATTTCAGCGGGTGCTGGTAATAACTTA
The Flexibacter flexilis DSM 6793 DNA segment above includes these coding regions:
- a CDS encoding sensor histidine kinase, giving the protein MNILCQKSFAMFDVQQYRAADSLMQPLISSHYQYLDDENKAKILTQESYLLYQKKQYKQAEQKYLQTLPLLRQSNPCDLPLIYGKLIGLYSQTNHIPNMYKVYEKGMHYADSCNILKYKVYLNLIMYRELEVHKKYAEAFYYIKLYDSFFYIYDERGYQHQIKELNQSNEIERKDVEIATQEKQQKYLLTIVLILVSAILIFIWLYLKLKQQHRIIQQQQKVNEQVISIISHDIKEPLLAVKLLLKKLNIQDKIMVQVSQSLEQQISSVNHILTSLLEIRKNNTQNTATLWPILNNVIKDLDTKIQNKELTIVNEITEATQVPISPEKLRIILYNLLGNAIKYSHHQGQIHLFNTAQGFAIQDFGIGIPAQKLNTLLKDAVVSGKGTAQEEGNGMGLYIMGQITKQSKIEIRFISEEGKGTTVHIIY
- a CDS encoding response regulator transcription factor, with the protein product MNIILFDDHQFVLDSISTFLRAKGAHVIGTYTHKNTVIETIKNNKEIDLLISDVLTDEEIGLSLFEEIQKMKLPLKVVAYSSIHSDFVKQFLFEYGVMAFVNKKEPLEKLWEAIELVYLNERYKKQYTPEIVPPQLTPKEHEIARYLAKGLASKEIALLTNTSVNTINNQKSHLLAKFDCTNSTELALRLLQMGYLKM